A part of Chroococcidiopsis sp. TS-821 genomic DNA contains:
- a CDS encoding NB-ARC domain-containing protein, whose amino-acid sequence MQDLLMSAEEALALLDTLLAQQKLKDIQELVFRYAWQGWTYPQIAARAGYDTGHIRDVGAQLWQQLTQVFGEQVTKNNLQAVLRRRLQQSENHNAIAPIRKTSQYWGEAIDVSVFYGRSDELALLQQWVTQDRCRLIAILGMGGIGKTALATKLATQIQGQFDVLIWQSLRDAPPIVEVLIQVLQIVARQDALPETYEAQISLLMQYLRDLRCLIIWDNVDAVLSHGHAGQYRQGYEGYGEVIRRIGAELHSSCLLLTSREQPKTVTVLEGNLLPIRSLPLIGLSTAEVREICQSNDCFCTSENDWQQLQTSYAGNPLAIKIVATTVRDLFDGSVSEFLVQEAIAFGDISVLLDEQFQRLSELEKQVIYWLAINREWVTLAELREDFVPQISQSKLLEVLLSLRRRSLLEKNNGLFTLQPVVMEYVTEQLVEHNRAEILTQRLKLFLSHALIKASSKDYIRESQTRVVLAPLAARLIADLGSFKQVEHQLSNIILQLRSPPFSVSYGGGNAINLLRYLQVDLCGYDFSSLKVWQAYLVGANLQQVNFAGADFNKSVFTGVLNSALSVAFSPDGQFLAMGNADSKVRIWHTANYTELLTCEGHKSWVISIAFSPDGQTIASASFDQTVRLWNVATGECLHVLQGHTGWAHAIAFHPQGNLLVTGSFDCTLRVWDVSTGECLQILEGHTNHVTDAAFSPDGYLLATSSYDQTVRFWHLKSGETIQVLHGHAHWVRSIVFSPDGQAIASSSWDRTIKLWDVNTGQCLKTFAGHSEPAASVVFSPDGAMLASGSYDCTVKLWNVVTGECARTLQKHSGWIWSVAFHPDGQTLASCSFDSTVVVWDVHTGRSLRTLQGYSASIKSIAFSPDGQFLASASDDTTIKLWHIQSRECVQSRSGHDSWVWSVKFSPDGHTLASSSNNGTIKLWNTATGQLQQILQGFPSRANTVFSAVFSPLGDLIASCDNDRTIRLWDVPTGKCSLLSNDCRAWAIAFSPDGKIASGHDDQTVKLWNLEGECIASLAGHTSLVFGVAFSPDGEMIASASDDKTVKLWNKYGKCLNTLQEHKGVAWCVAFSPNGKILASGSHDKTVKLWDITTGNCLKTLSGHLGEVWAIAFSPDGKMLASGGTDQTIKLWDILTGECITTLRAPRLYEKMNITGTTGLTPAQKLTLKALGATETVSL is encoded by the coding sequence ATGCAAGATTTATTAATGTCTGCTGAAGAAGCTTTAGCGCTGCTAGATACGTTGCTAGCACAACAGAAGCTAAAAGATATCCAAGAACTCGTTTTTCGTTACGCTTGGCAAGGGTGGACTTATCCGCAAATTGCGGCACGCGCCGGGTATGATACAGGTCACATTCGTGATGTTGGCGCTCAATTATGGCAGCAACTAACACAAGTATTTGGCGAACAAGTCACAAAAAACAATCTGCAAGCAGTGTTACGGCGGCGACTACAGCAGAGCGAAAATCACAATGCGATCGCACCTATTCGTAAAACATCCCAGTATTGGGGAGAAGCAATCGATGTTTCGGTATTCTACGGTCGTAGCGATGAATTAGCACTATTACAGCAGTGGGTAACTCAAGATCGCTGTCGGTTAATTGCCATTTTAGGTATGGGTGGTATTGGTAAAACTGCACTCGCAACGAAGCTAGCAACTCAAATTCAAGGTCAATTTGATGTTTTAATTTGGCAATCTTTACGCGATGCACCACCGATTGTAGAAGTTTTGATACAAGTTCTTCAAATTGTTGCGCGACAAGATGCATTACCAGAAACTTATGAAGCGCAAATATCGCTATTAATGCAATACCTACGCGACTTACGATGTTTAATTATCTGGGACAATGTGGATGCAGTGCTAAGTCATGGACACGCTGGACAGTACCGCCAAGGTTATGAAGGGTATGGCGAAGTTATACGGCGCATTGGCGCAGAACTTCACTCAAGTTGTCTGTTGCTGACAAGTCGCGAACAACCAAAAACTGTCACCGTACTCGAAGGAAATCTTTTACCAATTCGCAGTTTGCCTTTAATCGGCTTAAGTACAGCAGAAGTTAGAGAAATCTGTCAAAGTAATGACTGTTTTTGCACCTCAGAAAACGATTGGCAACAGTTACAGACGAGTTACGCGGGAAATCCCCTAGCAATCAAAATTGTTGCGACAACTGTCCGCGATTTATTTGATGGAAGTGTCAGCGAGTTTTTAGTACAGGAAGCGATCGCATTTGGCGATATTAGTGTGCTATTAGATGAGCAGTTTCAACGCTTATCTGAGTTAGAAAAACAAGTCATTTATTGGCTGGCGATTAACCGCGAATGGGTAACTTTAGCAGAACTACGTGAAGATTTTGTTCCGCAAATCTCGCAATCAAAATTGCTTGAAGTTTTACTATCTTTACGACGGCGATCGCTTTTAGAAAAAAACAATGGGTTATTTACTTTACAACCTGTTGTCATGGAGTACGTAACCGAACAGCTAGTCGAGCACAATCGTGCAGAAATTCTGACACAACGACTGAAATTATTCTTATCTCATGCCTTAATTAAAGCCTCTTCTAAAGACTACATTCGCGAAAGTCAAACACGAGTTGTTCTTGCGCCACTTGCAGCGAGACTCATAGCTGATTTAGGTTCTTTTAAGCAAGTGGAACATCAACTCAGCAATATTATTTTACAGTTGCGATCGCCTCCCTTTTCGGTAAGCTATGGTGGTGGTAATGCGATTAATCTCTTACGTTATTTACAAGTCGATCTTTGCGGTTATGATTTTTCGTCTTTGAAAGTTTGGCAAGCGTATCTTGTTGGTGCGAATTTACAGCAAGTGAACTTCGCTGGTGCAGATTTTAATAAATCAGTTTTTACAGGTGTTTTAAATAGTGCTTTATCAGTTGCGTTTAGCCCTGATGGTCAGTTTTTGGCGATGGGTAATGCAGATAGCAAAGTACGAATCTGGCATACGGCTAACTATACAGAATTATTGACTTGTGAAGGACACAAAAGTTGGGTAATTTCAATTGCGTTTAGTCCTGATGGACAAACAATCGCAAGTGCAAGTTTCGACCAAACTGTGCGACTTTGGAATGTAGCTACAGGTGAATGTTTGCACGTACTACAAGGACATACAGGCTGGGCGCACGCAATCGCGTTTCATCCGCAAGGTAATCTTTTAGTAACAGGTAGCTTCGATTGTACGCTCAGAGTTTGGGATGTCTCCACCGGAGAATGCTTACAAATCCTTGAAGGACATACAAATCACGTTACAGATGCAGCTTTTAGTCCAGATGGTTATTTGCTTGCAACTAGCAGTTATGACCAAACCGTAAGATTTTGGCATCTCAAAAGTGGAGAAACGATCCAGGTTTTACACGGACACGCGCATTGGGTGCGATCAATTGTATTTAGCCCCGATGGTCAAGCGATCGCCAGTAGTAGTTGGGATCGCACCATCAAGCTATGGGATGTCAATACAGGTCAATGTCTCAAAACGTTTGCAGGACACAGCGAACCTGCTGCATCAGTTGTTTTTAGTCCCGATGGAGCAATGCTAGCGAGTGGTAGCTACGACTGTACAGTGAAGTTATGGAACGTGGTAACAGGAGAATGCGCGCGAACTTTACAAAAGCACTCTGGTTGGATTTGGTCAGTTGCGTTTCATCCTGACGGTCAAACTTTAGCAAGTTGTAGTTTTGATAGTACCGTCGTTGTGTGGGACGTGCATACAGGGCGATCGCTGCGCACATTGCAAGGCTACAGCGCCAGTATCAAATCGATTGCGTTTAGTCCTGACGGTCAGTTTTTGGCGAGTGCTAGTGACGATACAACAATTAAGTTATGGCATATCCAATCAAGAGAATGCGTTCAATCGCGTTCAGGACACGATAGCTGGGTGTGGAGTGTCAAGTTTAGTCCTGATGGTCATACTTTAGCAAGCAGTAGTAATAACGGTACGATCAAATTGTGGAATACTGCTACAGGTCAACTCCAGCAGATTCTCCAAGGTTTTCCAAGTCGCGCCAATACAGTATTTTCAGCAGTTTTTAGTCCGCTTGGCGATCTTATTGCTAGTTGCGATAATGACCGCACAATAAGATTGTGGGATGTCCCCACAGGAAAATGCTCTCTCTTATCGAACGACTGTCGGGCTTGGGCGATCGCATTTAGCCCTGATGGCAAAATAGCGAGTGGACATGATGACCAAACTGTCAAGCTATGGAATTTAGAAGGCGAGTGTATCGCATCTTTAGCTGGACACACAAGTTTAGTTTTTGGCGTTGCATTTAGTCCTGACGGGGAAATGATTGCGAGTGCAAGTGACGATAAAACTGTCAAGTTATGGAATAAATATGGCAAATGTCTAAACACCTTGCAGGAACACAAAGGTGTCGCTTGGTGCGTTGCATTTAGCCCTAATGGTAAAATTCTAGCGAGTGGTAGTCACGACAAAACGGTGAAATTGTGGGATATCACCACAGGTAATTGTCTCAAAACTTTAAGTGGTCATCTAGGTGAAGTGTGGGCGATCGCGTTTAGTCCTGATGGAAAAATGCTGGCTAGTGGTGGAACAGATCAGACCATTAAACTTTGGGATATTCTCACTGGAGAGTGTATCACAACACTAAGAGCGCCTAGACTTTATGAAAAAATGAACATCACGGGTACAACAGGTTTAACCCCAGCGCAAAAGTTAACATTAAAGGCACTAGGAGCCACAGAAACCGTTTCGCTTTAA
- a CDS encoding S-layer family protein, whose product MANILGTQGNDTLRGTAFNDSIYGLNGNDLLLGLAGNDTLEGGLGNDTLNSGFGNDFLNGGVGNDTYIIENPNDTIVEAPNGGIDSVRASFDYTLTANLENLTLTGNATNGTGNFRSNTVIGNAANNILRGLAGSDRLNGQAGNDFLYGSAVGIGEIDTLTGGAGRDTFYLGFGSTVFYDDRNRTSIGTRDYALITDFNRNQDSIKLSGSRNNYLLGGVPTGLPQGVALYLNKPAGEPDELIAIIQGDTASLSLQDGYFKSIENEIELSRLNGGNGFVLDGSRVNNNRAFTNGGFGYSVSTAGDVNGDGFEDLIVGAPFVNPGNRYNNGASYVVFGTGGFNANDVTNLNGRNGFAIIGIDGGDYAGTYVSNAGDVNGDGFADIIIGADGATPNGQFRAGSSYVVFGKASGFSSKINVSQLNGTNGFAINGNELDYLGRSVSSAGDINGDGFDDLIVGAPANNFLNYNTERTGKSYVVFGRGNFNPNIDVAALDGTNGFAINGINGGDYAGRSVSSAGDINGDGYDDLFIGARRADPSGKYNAGASYIVYGKATGFSNLNLAQLNASQGFTINGLNSADYLGSVSNAGDINGDGIDDIIIGAFGADPNGKTNAGTSYIVFGKTQGFGANLNLSQLSGSNGFAINGLNQSDYLGAVSNAGDVNGDGYDDIIVHAFGADPDARTNAGTSYVVFGKASFTASFDLGQLNGKNGFALNGTGNFEAIDTTDIYFNFPGKVASTAGDLNGDGFDDLIIGSFRQTQSYVVFGRDFSNTVNNAGTPGNDRIIGTISADTLIGGLGNDTINGIQGGDVLIGGAGDDVLSFQPAARRIDGGTGIDTLQVTSQYDIDLTAIPHNRISGIEVIDITGTGNNTLNFNRLDVLALSDTSNQLIVKGNTGDRVTSTNQGWLFDGSVTQDNNLYNRYIIGEATLLVDADILQTIS is encoded by the coding sequence ATGGCAAACATACTAGGCACACAAGGCAACGATACTTTAAGAGGAACTGCGTTCAACGACTCGATCTACGGGTTAAATGGCAACGATCTTTTACTGGGCTTAGCAGGCAACGACACACTAGAAGGTGGGCTGGGAAACGATACCCTTAATAGTGGTTTTGGAAATGACTTCCTCAACGGTGGTGTAGGCAACGATACTTATATTATTGAAAATCCAAACGATACGATTGTTGAAGCTCCCAATGGCGGTATTGATAGTGTAAGGGCAAGTTTTGATTATACGTTAACAGCTAACTTAGAAAATTTAACCCTAACTGGAAATGCTACAAACGGGACAGGGAATTTCCGTAGTAATACAGTTATTGGCAATGCCGCAAATAATATTTTAAGAGGACTTGCGGGAAGCGATCGCCTCAACGGTCAAGCCGGAAATGATTTTTTGTATGGAAGTGCTGTAGGTATCGGTGAAATTGATACCCTAACAGGTGGTGCAGGCAGAGATACGTTTTATCTGGGTTTTGGCAGTACTGTATTTTACGATGACAGAAATCGAACATCAATCGGCACTCGCGACTATGCTTTAATTACAGATTTCAACCGTAACCAAGACTCGATTAAACTGAGTGGTAGTCGTAATAACTATTTGCTTGGAGGAGTTCCTACAGGCTTACCTCAAGGTGTAGCGCTATATCTTAATAAGCCAGCAGGCGAACCTGATGAACTTATTGCCATTATTCAAGGAGATACAGCAAGCTTGAGTCTCCAAGATGGATACTTCAAGTCGATAGAAAATGAGATTGAACTTTCTCGTCTTAATGGCGGTAACGGTTTTGTTCTTGATGGCAGTCGAGTCAATAATAACAGAGCCTTCACCAATGGTGGCTTTGGTTACTCAGTCAGTACCGCAGGAGATGTTAACGGTGATGGATTTGAAGATTTAATCGTCGGCGCACCTTTTGTTAATCCTGGAAATAGATATAACAATGGTGCGAGTTATGTTGTTTTTGGTACTGGGGGCTTTAATGCTAATGACGTTACTAATCTCAATGGTCGTAACGGCTTTGCAATTATCGGCATCGACGGGGGTGATTATGCGGGTACGTATGTAAGTAATGCGGGTGATGTTAATGGTGATGGATTTGCAGACATCATCATTGGTGCAGATGGTGCGACTCCCAACGGTCAATTTCGCGCCGGTTCAAGTTATGTTGTCTTCGGTAAGGCTAGCGGTTTTTCGAGCAAGATTAATGTATCACAACTCAATGGCACGAACGGTTTTGCAATTAATGGTAATGAGCTAGATTATTTAGGGAGATCTGTCAGCAGCGCGGGCGATATCAACGGTGATGGATTTGACGATCTAATTGTGGGTGCGCCAGCAAATAATTTTCTCAATTACAATACTGAGCGCACAGGTAAAAGCTACGTTGTTTTCGGTCGAGGAAATTTTAACCCGAATATCGATGTTGCAGCGCTTGATGGTACGAACGGGTTCGCGATTAATGGCATTAATGGCGGTGACTACGCAGGAAGATCCGTCAGCAGTGCAGGTGATATCAATGGAGATGGCTATGATGACTTATTCATTGGGGCAAGACGTGCCGACCCAAGTGGAAAATACAATGCAGGTGCCAGTTACATAGTTTATGGTAAAGCTACTGGATTTAGCAATTTAAACTTGGCGCAACTCAATGCTAGCCAAGGATTTACGATTAACGGTCTAAATTCTGCTGACTACTTGGGTTCAGTAAGTAACGCCGGAGATATTAACGGAGATGGTATCGATGACATCATCATTGGTGCCTTTGGCGCAGATCCTAATGGTAAAACCAATGCAGGTACAAGTTACATTGTGTTTGGAAAAACACAGGGATTTGGTGCAAACCTCAATTTAAGTCAACTCAGTGGTAGCAACGGTTTTGCAATTAATGGTTTAAACCAAAGTGATTACTTGGGTGCGGTAAGTAACGCTGGAGATGTCAACGGTGATGGCTATGATGACATTATTGTCCATGCCTTTGGTGCCGATCCTGATGCTAGAACAAATGCAGGTACTAGCTACGTAGTATTTGGGAAGGCGAGTTTTACTGCAAGTTTTGATTTAGGACAACTCAACGGCAAAAATGGCTTCGCGCTTAATGGTACAGGGAATTTTGAAGCGATTGATACGACTGACATCTACTTTAATTTTCCAGGTAAGGTCGCAAGCACTGCGGGAGACTTGAATGGCGATGGCTTCGATGACTTGATTATTGGGTCATTTCGGCAGACACAAAGCTATGTTGTATTTGGTCGCGATTTTAGCAATACGGTAAATAATGCGGGTACTCCAGGTAACGATCGCATCATTGGCACAATTTCTGCTGATACTTTAATTGGCGGACTCGGCAATGACACAATTAACGGCATTCAAGGCGGAGATGTTTTAATTGGGGGTGCAGGTGATGATGTTTTGAGTTTTCAACCTGCGGCGCGTCGCATTGATGGCGGTACTGGAATTGATACGCTACAAGTTACCTCGCAATACGATATAGACTTGACGGCAATTCCTCATAACCGGATCTCTGGCATTGAAGTTATCGATATTACAGGAACTGGTAATAACACGCTGAATTTCAATCGCTTGGATGTATTAGCTTTGTCGGATACATCTAATCAGCTAATTGTCAAGGGCAACACTGGCGATCGCGTTACCTCTACAAATCAAGGGTGGCTATTTGATGGTTCTGTAACTCAAGATAACAACTTGTACAATCGTTATATTATTGGCGAAGCGACTTTACTTGTAGATGCAGATATTCTACAAACGATTTCGTAA
- a CDS encoding glutathione S-transferase family protein — protein MSYAHLELVSYYLCPYVQRAAILLLEKNIPHQKTYIDLANKLEWFRQISPLGKVPLLKVDTEVLFESAVICEYLDEITPGSLHPLDPLEKAKHRTWIEFGSNILAVMAGFFNAPNEESFEQKRQELMEKFAWVERSLVTPYFAGESFSLVDAIYAPIFSYFDAFDAIADFGIFTDTPKVRIWRQALKERPSIQSAFAEDYTHQLLTLLKQRTSYLSMLVLSNPTV, from the coding sequence ATGTCTTATGCACATCTAGAACTAGTGAGTTATTATCTGTGTCCTTATGTACAACGTGCAGCTATTCTATTGCTCGAAAAAAATATACCCCATCAAAAAACTTATATCGATTTAGCTAACAAGCTAGAGTGGTTTCGTCAAATTTCTCCTTTAGGAAAAGTCCCATTACTCAAAGTTGATACTGAAGTTCTCTTTGAGTCGGCGGTTATTTGTGAGTATTTGGACGAAATTACACCAGGATCGCTTCACCCACTCGATCCACTAGAAAAGGCAAAACATCGCACTTGGATCGAGTTTGGTTCCAATATTCTGGCTGTGATGGCTGGTTTTTTTAATGCACCTAACGAAGAGTCATTTGAACAGAAACGCCAAGAACTGATGGAAAAATTTGCTTGGGTTGAGCGATCGCTCGTAACTCCTTATTTTGCAGGCGAAAGCTTCTCACTTGTTGATGCTATCTACGCTCCAATATTTTCCTACTTTGATGCGTTTGATGCGATCGCTGATTTTGGTATCTTCACAGATACTCCTAAAGTAAGAATTTGGAGACAAGCATTAAAAGAGCGTCCTTCAATTCAGAGTGCTTTTGCAGAAGATTATACGCATCAGTTACTGACATTGCTAAAACAGCGTACTTCGTACCTGTCGATGCTTGTGCTTAGCAACCCAACAGTTTGA
- a CDS encoding DUF3574 domain-containing protein has translation MLALRKSFGALFITSLLFTGSVASLPAARAQIPEAPVDSLSRTNILLQDELYFGRSRPGGIVSEEQFQRFLRNVVTPRFPDGLTVVDASGQFRGSNGTIVREPTKILILIYPNSPAKRRAIEEIISLYKTQFQQESVLRVTSVPVRVGF, from the coding sequence ATGCTCGCTTTACGAAAAAGTTTTGGCGCTCTTTTTATTACTAGTCTGCTGTTTACAGGCTCGGTTGCTTCATTACCCGCAGCCCGCGCCCAAATTCCCGAAGCACCAGTAGATAGCTTGAGCCGCACCAATATTCTGCTGCAAGATGAGTTATATTTTGGCAGATCTCGCCCTGGTGGCATTGTCTCTGAAGAACAATTTCAAAGATTTTTACGCAATGTTGTTACACCACGTTTTCCTGATGGATTGACAGTAGTTGATGCAAGTGGACAATTTCGCGGAAGCAACGGAACAATCGTTCGAGAACCAACAAAGATCTTGATTTTGATTTATCCGAATAGCCCAGCAAAAAGACGCGCAATTGAGGAAATTATTAGCCTTTACAAGACGCAGTTTCAACAAGAATCAGTTTTGCGGGTGACGAGTGTGCCAGTACGAGTTGGCTTTTGA
- a CDS encoding phosphatidate cytidylyltransferase — translation MPWSRIFSGIIAIAIALTGSILGGWYFTMMFAVIVYLGQLEYFQLVRAKGIAPAAKTTLAVSQALLVIATVSSTLADAVMPVAGTFICFYLLFQPKLATIADISTSILGLFYGGYLPSYWVRIRAIGNDAVSNLPFSGYLPDNWIDFQAFPPGLIYTLLAFFCIWAADIGAYTVGRLFGRTRLSDISPKKTVEGAIFGVVASVAVAMAGAWYLNWPFWALTGLSLGLLIGIASLLGDLTESMMKRDAGVKDSGQLIPGHGGILDRADSYVFTAPLVYYFVTLVLPLLEH, via the coding sequence ATGCCCTGGTCTCGGATTTTTAGTGGAATCATTGCGATCGCGATCGCCCTCACCGGCAGTATTTTGGGAGGGTGGTATTTTACGATGATGTTTGCTGTTATTGTCTATCTAGGTCAGTTGGAATACTTTCAACTTGTCCGCGCGAAGGGAATTGCACCGGCTGCAAAAACAACTTTAGCCGTTAGTCAGGCTTTACTCGTTATTGCTACAGTTTCATCGACACTAGCAGATGCTGTTATGCCTGTAGCCGGAACATTTATTTGTTTTTATCTATTATTTCAACCAAAACTCGCGACTATTGCTGATATTTCCACATCAATTTTAGGTTTATTTTATGGAGGTTATTTACCAAGCTACTGGGTAAGAATCCGCGCGATCGGTAATGACGCGGTGAGTAACTTACCTTTTTCTGGTTATCTACCCGACAATTGGATAGATTTTCAAGCTTTTCCCCCAGGGTTAATTTATACGCTGCTTGCTTTTTTCTGTATTTGGGCAGCTGACATTGGCGCTTACACTGTTGGCAGATTATTCGGTCGAACTCGCCTTTCAGATATTAGCCCAAAAAAAACAGTTGAAGGTGCGATTTTTGGCGTTGTTGCGAGTGTTGCTGTCGCCATGGCAGGTGCGTGGTACTTAAATTGGCCTTTTTGGGCATTGACTGGATTGAGTTTAGGGCTACTCATTGGTATTGCTAGTTTACTTGGCGACTTAACCGAGTCAATGATGAAACGCGATGCTGGCGTGAAAGATTCAGGACAACTCATTCCAGGTCATGGCGGTATTTTAGACCGTGCAGATAGTTATGTATTTACTGCCCCATTAGTCTATTACTTTGTCACGCTTGTTTTACCTTTACTAGAACATTAG
- the cbiT gene encoding precorrin-6Y C5,15-methyltransferase subunit CbiT: MPSQLWPYLTPGIPDELFERLPGIPLSQRDIRLLLIAQLRIQPDTVLWDIGAGTGTIPVEVGLLCPHGQIVAVERDEEVANLIRRNCDRFEVKNVQVVEGSAPECLSSLPKPPHRVCIEGGRPIKTILQEVWRYLLPQGRVVATASNLETLYAVSQSFAELHARNVEVVQSAVNRLETRGFSQTFAAVDPIFILSGEKLD; this comes from the coding sequence ATGCCTTCTCAATTATGGCCTTATCTTACTCCTGGAATTCCTGATGAGTTATTTGAACGCTTACCAGGAATTCCCCTGAGCCAACGCGATATTCGGTTATTACTTATAGCGCAGCTACGGATTCAACCTGATACCGTTTTGTGGGATATTGGTGCAGGAACCGGCACAATTCCTGTCGAAGTCGGGTTGTTGTGTCCTCACGGACAAATTGTAGCTGTGGAACGTGATGAAGAAGTTGCCAACTTAATTCGTCGTAACTGCGATCGCTTTGAGGTAAAGAATGTCCAAGTTGTAGAAGGTAGTGCCCCAGAATGTTTATCAAGTTTGCCCAAACCTCCTCATCGCGTATGCATTGAAGGCGGTCGTCCGATTAAAACAATTTTGCAAGAAGTCTGGCGCTACTTGCTACCTCAAGGTAGAGTCGTTGCCACGGCAAGTAATCTAGAAACTCTGTATGCTGTATCTCAGAGCTTTGCCGAATTGCACGCTCGCAATGTCGAAGTCGTACAGTCCGCTGTTAACCGTTTGGAGACGCGGGGTTTTTCCCAAACTTTTGCCGCTGTCGATCCTATTTTTATTCTGAGTGGTGAAAAGTTAGACTAA
- a CDS encoding alpha/beta fold hydrolase — protein MSLFCLVHGAFQGAWCWDLLIPFLQAQGHKTVAMDLPIDNASTTLSEFADTVIQSLPEIDDDIVLVGHSMAGTVIPLVAEAINVRQLIFIAALIPHPGVSTLDRFSRHLDSETLKSFNYQPKDPSILEQFHSEPDIFEPASVGKDFSDAAVLKEFFYSDCQPDVAQWAIAKSRSQQSLAYIFETNPLTALPKVERKYIVCTNDRIISSTWSRYAARQRLGVDAIELASGHCPHLSHPDLLASVLMSNEQSYFY, from the coding sequence ATGAGTCTTTTTTGTCTCGTTCACGGTGCTTTCCAAGGGGCTTGGTGTTGGGATTTATTAATTCCCTTCTTACAAGCACAGGGTCACAAAACTGTAGCAATGGATTTGCCAATTGACAATGCATCGACTACCTTATCCGAATTTGCGGATACGGTTATTCAATCGCTACCAGAAATTGACGATGATATTGTCTTAGTCGGTCACTCAATGGCTGGTACAGTAATTCCGCTTGTCGCCGAAGCAATAAACGTGCGTCAACTCATATTTATAGCTGCGCTAATTCCGCATCCTGGAGTCAGTACACTCGATCGATTTTCGCGTCATCTTGATTCTGAAACCCTCAAATCATTCAATTATCAGCCAAAAGACCCAAGTATACTCGAACAGTTTCACTCAGAACCTGATATTTTTGAACCTGCTTCTGTAGGGAAAGATTTTTCAGACGCAGCAGTATTGAAGGAATTCTTCTATTCTGATTGTCAACCGGATGTAGCACAGTGGGCGATCGCAAAAAGTCGTTCGCAACAATCGCTAGCCTATATTTTTGAAACAAATCCTCTTACAGCTTTACCAAAAGTTGAGCGTAAATATATTGTTTGTACCAATGACCGGATTATATCTTCTACATGGTCGCGCTACGCTGCACGCCAGCGCTTAGGAGTTGATGCAATTGAGCTAGCATCTGGACATTGCCCGCATTTGTCGCATCCTGACCTTTTAGCTTCAGTATTAATGAGCAACGAACAATCGTACTTTTACTGA